In a genomic window of Roseiflexus castenholzii DSM 13941:
- a CDS encoding nucleotidyltransferase family protein: MKTLTEIRRLLDAHRDTLTSRFGVQRIAIFGSYARQEQTPLSDVDIAVELERPLGWEIVDLHDYLEEILHARVDLVPIEALKRKPYLWAFIEKDFVHA; the protein is encoded by the coding sequence ATGAAGACTTTGACCGAAATCCGACGTCTGCTGGATGCTCATCGAGACACGTTGACGAGTCGTTTCGGAGTGCAGCGCATCGCTATTTTTGGTTCATATGCGCGTCAGGAACAGACGCCGTTGAGTGATGTGGATATTGCGGTAGAGCTGGAACGTCCATTGGGCTGGGAGATTGTGGATTTACACGACTACCTGGAAGAGATTCTGCATGCCAGAGTAGACCTGGTACCTATCGAGGCGCTCAAAAGAAAGCCTTATCTGTGGGCATTTATTGAAAAGGATTTCGTTCATGCCTGA
- a CDS encoding DNA-processing protein DprA, with product MVEHELTPDTQAILLLCGTFGRRGSSVAPLSAAEYHALALWLHAQQMRPGDLLHPEGVACIQSMPGAPVVQERLLALLARGGALALTVEGWSNKGLWVMSRSDPDYPQRLRARLERIAPPLLYGAGNRRLLQNGGLAIVGSRRVTEDAIAFTCDIARRCAIQGIPVISGAARGVDSEAMQAALAADGAAVGVLADSLLRAAVSGKYRQALRNGNLALVTAYDPEAGFSVGNAMGRNKYIYTLSDYGLVVSASLGEGGTWDGAIECLKKQWVPLFVWSSDKAGPGNQRLCEMGAISLSQELLSKYASLHHLFNDLSRASVPTPLLRESEAINEHSARMSPGKGMNTTAGNERSVHDTSSLDQATLALMPVDTNGAAPAIDLFPIVWPHLVQALRVAQTEREIAQHCGIEPQQARAWLQRAVQEGLAVKLTRPIRYVLHKP from the coding sequence ATGGTCGAACACGAACTGACGCCTGATACGCAGGCGATCCTGTTGCTCTGCGGAACATTCGGCAGACGCGGGTCGAGCGTCGCACCGCTGAGTGCAGCGGAGTATCATGCCCTGGCGCTCTGGTTGCATGCGCAGCAGATGCGTCCAGGTGATCTGTTGCACCCGGAAGGGGTTGCGTGCATCCAATCGATGCCAGGCGCTCCGGTAGTCCAGGAACGGCTGCTGGCGCTGCTGGCGCGCGGTGGAGCGCTGGCGCTTACAGTCGAAGGCTGGAGCAACAAAGGTCTGTGGGTGATGAGCAGAAGCGATCCCGACTATCCGCAGCGGTTGCGGGCGCGTTTGGAACGCATTGCACCACCGTTGCTCTACGGCGCTGGCAACCGTCGTCTGCTCCAAAACGGCGGACTGGCAATCGTTGGATCACGCCGCGTTACCGAAGATGCAATCGCCTTTACCTGCGATATTGCCCGCAGGTGCGCCATACAGGGCATACCGGTCATCTCTGGCGCCGCGCGGGGGGTGGACAGCGAAGCGATGCAGGCAGCGCTTGCAGCAGATGGCGCTGCGGTCGGCGTGCTTGCGGATAGCCTGCTCAGAGCGGCAGTATCCGGGAAGTATCGTCAGGCGTTGCGGAACGGCAACCTGGCGCTGGTCACTGCATATGATCCCGAAGCGGGTTTTTCTGTTGGCAACGCCATGGGGCGCAATAAGTACATCTATACGTTGAGCGATTATGGATTGGTGGTGAGTGCTTCATTAGGCGAAGGCGGAACATGGGACGGCGCCATCGAATGTCTGAAAAAGCAGTGGGTTCCGCTCTTTGTCTGGTCGAGCGACAAAGCGGGACCGGGCAATCAACGCCTGTGCGAGATGGGCGCTATCTCGCTGAGTCAGGAGTTGTTGTCGAAGTATGCATCGCTGCACCATCTCTTCAATGATCTATCCAGAGCATCGGTTCCAACACCCCTACTGCGAGAGAGCGAAGCGATCAATGAGCATTCCGCCAGAATGTCGCCTGGCAAGGGGATGAACACGACTGCTGGCAACGAGCGCAGCGTCCATGATACTTCATCGCTCGATCAGGCAACGCTGGCGTTGATGCCTGTCGATACGAATGGCGCAGCACCGGCCATCGATTTGTTTCCGATTGTCTGGCCCCATCTCGTCCAGGCGCTGCGAGTTGCACAGACCGAGCGCGAGATTGCGCAGCACTGCGGCATCGAGCCGCAGCAGGCACGTGCCTGGCTGCAACGCGCTGTCCAGGAAGGTCTGGCGGTGAAGTTGACCCGCCCGATACGCTACGTGTTGCACAAACCATAG
- a CDS encoding CBS domain-containing protein, whose translation MELILTHSNTDFDALASQLAATRLYPGALAVLNPQLNENVREFAALHREELPFVRMGDLPREPVTRLILVDTATVPRLPLLGDTPIPTIIIDHHRPERDLAPHEEVIYADTGATTTILVQRLMEHHLPLTSVEATLLLLGIYEDTGNLSLPGTRAVDVACAAWLLECGARIEAVGEFLRRPLSSVQEQVLHQLEQTMRLEEISGWTALFAWARVDGPVPELSSLAHRLRDLYAPAVIALAIATGDTGTQLILRAGADTFDAGALAARFGGGGHRYAAAAYVRGVDAETLLARTETAVREVMQPALTAADIMTRPVHTAPIDATVAQAEELLLRYGHGALPVVNHDGVVQGLISRRDLDRALRHGLRDAPLARYLWHGPTLLPPDASLATVRSALAADNGDRTGRLLVVDAHKRLLGIITRSDLLRAWAAGQDAGKIDHAIVSETLERFLDPALLAILRRAGAIAQQRGAALYIVGGAVRDMILERKPDDLDLVVEGDAIGLAEALATELGGAVRSHSAFGTATLTLKRLDGEPLTLDFVMARTEFYERPSALPDVEAASLRHDLHRRDFTINTLAICLNPTRYGWLYDFYGGRRDMNRKLIRVLHNLSFIDDPTRILRAARLAARLGFVIEPRTRALIGDALEQGVLGRATPQRIMHELRLILAEEHPEPALALLDDLGVLRAMHPALRWSPAIAEWFAAARQAAFPDAPLPDLYLALLLYPLIGDERTAFAARYRLPASEARLLADLTLVHERVEMLRSAAEGSDQWIADSAIDRALHGIGIVALRAAQIAEPPPVPQYIARYIDYLRSVKLAVDGKFLESLGLRPGPRFGELLAALRAAHLDGIAVTREEQEAWIRQAVVAQSAPDAGRR comes from the coding sequence ATGGAACTGATTCTCACCCATAGCAACACCGACTTCGACGCGCTGGCGTCGCAACTGGCGGCGACGCGCCTTTACCCCGGCGCGCTGGCTGTGCTCAACCCGCAACTGAACGAGAATGTGCGCGAGTTTGCTGCGTTACACCGCGAAGAACTGCCGTTTGTGCGCATGGGCGACCTGCCGCGTGAACCGGTCACGCGCCTGATCCTGGTGGACACTGCCACGGTTCCACGCCTCCCCTTGTTGGGTGACACGCCGATCCCGACGATTATCATCGATCATCATCGCCCCGAACGCGATCTTGCCCCGCACGAGGAGGTGATCTATGCCGACACCGGCGCCACCACAACCATCCTGGTTCAACGCTTGATGGAACATCACCTGCCGCTGACCTCGGTCGAGGCAACGCTGCTGCTGCTGGGCATTTATGAAGATACCGGAAATCTCTCGCTGCCCGGCACGCGCGCGGTTGATGTGGCATGCGCTGCGTGGCTGCTCGAATGCGGCGCGCGGATCGAGGCGGTTGGCGAGTTTCTTCGCCGTCCGCTTTCGTCGGTGCAGGAACAGGTGTTGCACCAGCTTGAACAGACCATGCGCCTGGAGGAGATCAGCGGCTGGACGGCGCTGTTTGCCTGGGCGCGCGTCGATGGACCGGTGCCGGAACTTTCGTCGCTGGCGCATCGCCTGCGCGACTTGTATGCGCCGGCGGTCATCGCGCTGGCGATTGCAACCGGCGATACCGGCACGCAACTGATTCTGCGCGCCGGCGCCGATACGTTCGATGCTGGCGCGCTCGCGGCGCGCTTCGGCGGCGGCGGGCATCGCTACGCCGCTGCTGCGTATGTGCGTGGTGTTGATGCGGAGACGCTGCTCGCCCGCACCGAAACCGCAGTGCGTGAGGTGATGCAACCGGCGCTGACCGCTGCCGATATTATGACCCGTCCGGTGCATACCGCGCCAATCGATGCAACTGTGGCGCAGGCGGAGGAGTTGTTGCTTCGCTACGGACATGGCGCGTTGCCGGTCGTCAATCACGATGGGGTGGTGCAGGGACTCATTTCGCGCCGTGATCTTGATCGGGCGCTGCGCCATGGGTTGCGCGACGCTCCGCTGGCGCGCTACCTCTGGCACGGTCCGACGCTCCTGCCGCCGGACGCATCGCTCGCCACGGTGCGTAGCGCGCTCGCCGCCGATAACGGTGATCGCACCGGTCGCTTGCTGGTTGTGGATGCGCACAAGCGCTTGCTGGGCATTATCACCCGCAGCGATCTGCTGCGCGCCTGGGCAGCCGGGCAGGACGCAGGCAAGATCGACCACGCCATTGTCAGCGAGACGCTTGAACGTTTTCTCGATCCTGCACTCCTGGCCATCCTGCGCCGCGCCGGCGCCATTGCACAGCAGCGTGGCGCGGCGCTCTACATCGTTGGCGGCGCAGTGCGCGACATGATCCTGGAACGGAAACCGGACGATCTCGATCTGGTGGTCGAAGGCGACGCGATTGGTCTGGCAGAAGCGCTAGCAACTGAACTTGGCGGCGCGGTGCGCAGCCATTCGGCATTTGGAACAGCAACGCTGACCCTCAAACGATTAGATGGAGAGCCGCTTACCCTCGACTTCGTCATGGCGCGCACGGAGTTCTATGAGCGTCCCTCCGCACTGCCCGATGTCGAAGCCGCATCGTTGCGCCACGACCTGCACCGCCGTGACTTTACCATCAATACGCTGGCGATCTGTCTCAATCCCACACGCTATGGCTGGCTCTACGACTTCTATGGCGGAAGGCGCGACATGAACCGCAAACTGATCCGCGTGCTGCACAATCTGAGCTTCATCGACGATCCCACGCGTATTCTGCGGGCAGCGCGTCTGGCCGCGCGATTGGGGTTCGTCATCGAGCCGCGCACCCGCGCTCTGATCGGCGACGCGCTCGAGCAGGGTGTGCTGGGGCGCGCCACACCGCAAAGGATCATGCATGAACTCCGGCTTATTCTCGCAGAGGAGCATCCTGAGCCAGCACTGGCGCTCCTCGACGATTTGGGCGTGTTGCGTGCGATGCATCCGGCTCTGCGGTGGAGTCCTGCTATCGCGGAATGGTTTGCGGCGGCGCGACAGGCTGCTTTCCCGGACGCCCCGTTACCCGATCTGTACCTGGCGCTGTTGCTCTACCCTCTGATCGGCGACGAACGCACTGCCTTCGCAGCACGCTATCGCCTGCCGGCAAGCGAAGCCCGCCTGCTGGCGGACCTGACACTGGTGCATGAACGTGTCGAGATGTTGCGTTCTGCGGCCGAAGGGTCTGATCAATGGATTGCGGACAGCGCAATAGATCGCGCGCTGCACGGAATTGGCATAGTTGCACTGCGCGCGGCGCAGATTGCCGAGCCTCCGCCTGTCCCTCAGTATATTGCACGCTACATCGACTATCTGCGCAGCGTCAAACTGGCAGTTGACGGAAAATTCCTCGAGTCGCTTGGCTTGCGCCCGGGACCTCGCTTCGGTGAACTGCTCGCTGCGCTTCGCGCTGCGCACCTCGACGGGATCGCCGTTACCCGTGAGGAGCAGGAAGCCTGGATCCGGCAGGCAGTTGTCGCCCAGAGCGCACCGGATGCCGGGCGCCGGTGA
- a CDS encoding RecQ family ATP-dependent DNA helicase, with the protein MPLRHYAEHLLKQALRNPSATFRDGQWEAIADLVERRARLLVVQRTGWGKSLVYFLATRLLRERGSGPTLLISPLLALMRNQLLIAERVGVRAATINSSNKNEWTNVLSHLHAGGIDMLLVAPERLANDEFRSEALRPIADTISLFVVDEAHCISDWGHDFRPDYRRIARVLQMLPPTIPVLATTATANNRVVADIQVQLGVNLRIVRGPLARNTLRLQNIALDSQAERLAWLAAHIPDLPGSGVVYTLTVRDAQRVASWLQSCGIDAHAYWGDLDSQTREDLEQRLLESRIKVLVATTALGMGFDKPDLGFVVHFQRPGSVIHYYQQVGRAGRAIDQAYGILLSGKEDQDITEYFITTAFPPRDHIEMVLHTLESADEGLTMAQIESRVNLSRSQIEKTLKILSVETPSPVTKIDNRWFATPVNYTIDLQRIEDLTTLRRAEQERMREYVHASECLMVFLKRELDDPDLQPCGQCAVCIGQPLVSPTYPEALERRAVTFLQRHHQRIEPRRMWPGDALQVYGWRGKISPSLMAEEGRALCIWGDAGWGELVKRGKQIDGRFDNALIDALVELVRQRWLPEPAPGWVTCVPSLTHPTLVADMAQRLAQRLGLPFVAAVRKVRPTEPQKRMQNGFQQAHNIAGAFVVDRWSGIDGPVLLVDDMVDSGWTFTVVAALLREAGSGPVFPLALALVQGH; encoded by the coding sequence ATGCCCCTGCGACACTACGCCGAGCATCTTCTAAAGCAGGCGCTACGCAATCCATCAGCAACTTTTCGAGACGGTCAATGGGAAGCAATTGCCGATCTGGTTGAACGTCGCGCGCGTCTGCTCGTCGTGCAGCGCACCGGTTGGGGCAAGAGTCTGGTCTATTTCCTGGCGACACGCTTGTTGCGTGAACGTGGATCAGGACCGACACTGCTCATCTCGCCCTTGCTTGCACTCATGCGCAACCAGTTGCTTATAGCAGAGCGTGTTGGCGTTCGTGCTGCAACGATCAATTCAAGCAACAAGAACGAATGGACCAACGTGCTATCCCACCTCCACGCTGGCGGTATCGATATGCTTCTCGTTGCACCCGAACGTTTGGCAAACGACGAGTTCCGCAGTGAGGCGCTGCGCCCGATTGCCGACACGATCAGCTTGTTCGTTGTTGACGAAGCGCATTGCATCTCGGATTGGGGCCACGATTTTCGTCCCGATTACCGCCGGATCGCTCGTGTGCTCCAAATGCTTCCTCCTACTATTCCTGTCCTGGCAACAACTGCTACTGCCAATAACCGTGTCGTTGCTGATATTCAGGTGCAATTAGGCGTGAACTTGCGGATTGTCCGCGGACCTCTAGCGCGCAACACGCTGCGTCTGCAAAACATCGCGCTTGACAGTCAGGCGGAACGACTGGCGTGGCTTGCAGCACATATTCCCGACCTGCCGGGGAGCGGCGTTGTTTACACACTGACCGTTCGTGATGCACAGCGTGTGGCGTCCTGGCTGCAATCGTGCGGAATTGATGCGCATGCCTACTGGGGAGACCTCGATAGCCAGACTCGTGAGGATCTCGAGCAACGTCTGCTGGAGAGTCGTATCAAGGTATTGGTTGCAACAACGGCGCTTGGCATGGGGTTCGATAAGCCAGATCTCGGGTTTGTGGTTCATTTTCAGCGACCGGGATCGGTCATTCACTACTACCAGCAGGTTGGACGCGCCGGGCGCGCTATCGATCAGGCATATGGCATTCTGTTGAGCGGCAAGGAAGATCAGGATATCACCGAATACTTCATCACGACCGCATTTCCTCCACGAGACCACATTGAGATGGTGTTGCACACGCTTGAGTCGGCAGACGAAGGTTTGACGATGGCGCAGATTGAAAGTCGGGTCAACCTCTCACGCAGTCAGATCGAAAAAACGCTTAAGATATTATCGGTGGAAACGCCGTCCCCCGTTACCAAGATCGACAACCGCTGGTTCGCAACGCCTGTCAACTACACGATCGATCTACAAAGGATCGAGGACCTGACCACTCTGCGGCGCGCTGAGCAGGAACGGATGCGCGAATATGTTCATGCTAGCGAATGTCTGATGGTCTTTCTCAAACGGGAACTGGATGATCCCGATCTGCAGCCGTGTGGCCAGTGCGCTGTGTGTATCGGTCAACCGCTGGTATCGCCGACTTATCCTGAGGCGCTAGAGCGTCGGGCGGTTACTTTTTTGCAACGTCATCACCAGCGTATCGAACCGCGTCGTATGTGGCCCGGCGACGCATTGCAGGTTTATGGATGGCGTGGCAAAATATCACCATCGTTAATGGCCGAGGAAGGACGGGCATTGTGTATCTGGGGCGATGCTGGTTGGGGCGAGTTGGTGAAACGTGGTAAGCAGATCGATGGACGCTTCGATAATGCGCTTATTGACGCTCTGGTCGAGTTGGTGCGTCAGCGCTGGCTTCCAGAACCGGCGCCAGGGTGGGTTACCTGTGTTCCATCGCTCACGCACCCGACGCTGGTTGCGGATATGGCGCAACGTCTGGCGCAGCGGCTGGGATTGCCCTTTGTGGCGGCAGTGCGCAAAGTTCGTCCGACGGAACCTCAAAAGCGCATGCAGAATGGTTTTCAACAGGCGCATAATATTGCGGGCGCTTTTGTCGTGGATCGCTGGAGCGGCATTGATGGCCCGGTTCTGCTGGTTGATGACATGGTCGACTCCGGGTGGACGTTTACGGTTGTCGCTGCACTTTTGCGCGAAGCCGGCAGTGGACCGGTCTTTCCGCTGGCGCTCGCACTGGTGCAGGGACATTGA
- a CDS encoding Gfo/Idh/MocA family protein — translation MNEVRIAIVGMGIGKANARGFLNTPRARIVALCDIAEARMHQLAAELKLPEPVAFYTDYREMCRDRSIDAVFVGVPNQLHVPVALEAVRNDKHVLVTKPLADAVAPARDLVAAAEAAGVVNMMSLSTRFSRETQIVGAMAARGELGEVYYARARSVRRSGIPHWSPGFVQKGGGAFRDMGVHVLDAAWWMMGMPQPVSAVAVAGAKFGPRGMGYFDYTPQPELARQYAADDYAGGFIRFANGAGLQVESFWAAHQPDDFQIELFGTEAGVRCYNPLTVYRTIAGAPVDSTYHIPKDWEGVWTAIAAHFVECILDGAPCQAPLRHGLIVQEMMEAVLESAETGREIPL, via the coding sequence GTGAACGAAGTACGTATCGCCATCGTTGGCATGGGTATTGGCAAGGCAAATGCGCGCGGCTTTCTGAACACACCGCGCGCGCGTATCGTGGCGCTCTGCGACATCGCCGAAGCGCGTATGCATCAATTGGCGGCGGAACTCAAACTGCCCGAACCGGTCGCGTTCTACACCGACTACCGCGAGATGTGTCGTGATCGCTCCATCGATGCGGTGTTCGTTGGTGTTCCCAACCAACTGCACGTTCCGGTGGCGCTTGAAGCCGTGCGCAACGATAAGCACGTGCTCGTCACCAAGCCGCTGGCGGACGCCGTCGCTCCGGCGCGCGATCTGGTCGCCGCTGCTGAGGCGGCTGGCGTCGTCAATATGATGTCGCTTTCGACCCGTTTTTCGCGCGAGACACAGATTGTCGGCGCGATGGCGGCAAGGGGCGAACTCGGCGAGGTGTACTACGCGCGCGCGCGCAGTGTGCGGCGTAGCGGCATTCCGCACTGGAGTCCGGGGTTCGTCCAGAAAGGCGGTGGCGCGTTCCGCGATATGGGGGTGCACGTGCTCGACGCCGCGTGGTGGATGATGGGCATGCCGCAACCGGTGAGCGCGGTTGCGGTCGCAGGGGCGAAGTTTGGTCCGCGCGGTATGGGGTACTTCGACTATACACCGCAACCGGAACTGGCGCGCCAGTACGCTGCTGATGATTACGCCGGCGGATTCATTCGCTTCGCCAACGGCGCAGGATTGCAGGTCGAAAGTTTTTGGGCTGCGCATCAACCGGACGACTTTCAGATAGAATTGTTTGGGACCGAAGCCGGAGTGCGCTGTTACAATCCGCTGACCGTTTATCGCACTATCGCCGGTGCACCGGTGGATAGCACTTACCACATTCCCAAAGATTGGGAAGGAGTGTGGACGGCGATTGCCGCGCATTTTGTCGAGTGCATTCTCGATGGCGCGCCATGTCAGGCGCCGCTGCGGCATGGGTTGATTGTGCAGGAAATGATGGAAGCGGTGCTGGAAAGCGCCGAAACCGGGCGCGAAATCCCTCTGTGA
- a CDS encoding hybrid sensor histidine kinase/response regulator — protein sequence MVQNLIVNRPGVFIASYSGLALLLSGLTIVIRGSEYLLYLLIWPIIMSAALALWRMYLILVGIGVAVTAITLPLVVPNLNESAMTALAAALAAVLFCESIYRLMDRQRAMARALRESEERFRCTFERAPAPMAVTDVQGRLKWFNQRLCDALGYKRDELNQQMMSRFAYSDDQNLRLHPALLASPDGEAAIEKRYVAKDGRVIPMLVRGTLLHNAAGEPHEVLVIFFDLTAQREAEAQRLALERQMLEVQRLESLGILAGGVAHNFNNLLASILGNTNLALLDTPPHSPARPCLEQVESDVQRATELTRQMLAYTGRGQVMRETIDVNADLNAMTPLLRAVIPSAISIDYQCEQESLKVCFERVQLRQIIVALVNNAAESIGDQPGQIVITTAERTFDAANLPSSAIGTEMREGRYAIIDVRDTGCGIDRQTMERMFDPFFTTKPGRRGLGLAATLGIVRSHSGAIQVESAPRQGSVFRVFIPVETLIPETPSSSPSLPRLEAAQPEVRQSQGIVLVIDDERSVRSMAARMVERLGFETLQASDGEDGVALFNAHADSIACVLLDVSMPVMDGAQALQIMRAIRPDAPIVFMSGYAGEELAARFGQLQPSGFLYKPFDTAELKACLDAALKK from the coding sequence ATGGTGCAAAACCTTATCGTGAATCGTCCAGGAGTGTTCATTGCCTCTTATAGTGGGCTGGCGCTTCTGCTCAGCGGGCTGACGATTGTGATACGCGGTTCCGAATATCTCCTCTACCTGCTGATATGGCCCATCATCATGAGCGCTGCGCTGGCTCTCTGGCGGATGTATCTGATTCTGGTCGGTATTGGCGTGGCAGTGACGGCGATCACATTGCCGTTGGTCGTTCCGAATCTCAACGAGTCGGCAATGACGGCACTGGCAGCCGCCCTGGCTGCGGTGCTTTTCTGTGAAAGCATCTATCGGTTGATGGATCGTCAGCGCGCTATGGCGCGCGCCTTGCGGGAGAGCGAAGAGCGATTCCGCTGCACCTTCGAGCGCGCCCCCGCGCCAATGGCAGTGACCGATGTCCAGGGTCGCTTGAAGTGGTTCAATCAGCGCCTCTGCGATGCGCTGGGGTACAAACGCGATGAACTCAACCAGCAGATGATGAGTCGTTTTGCGTATTCAGACGACCAGAACCTTCGTTTGCACCCCGCACTGCTGGCATCGCCCGATGGAGAGGCGGCGATTGAAAAACGCTATGTCGCAAAAGATGGTCGGGTTATTCCTATGCTGGTCAGGGGAACATTGTTGCACAACGCCGCCGGAGAACCACACGAGGTTCTGGTCATTTTCTTCGATCTGACGGCGCAGCGCGAAGCGGAAGCGCAGCGCCTGGCGCTGGAGCGTCAGATGCTCGAAGTTCAACGACTCGAAAGCCTGGGGATACTCGCAGGAGGCGTCGCGCACAACTTTAACAATCTGCTGGCGAGCATCCTGGGAAACACGAATCTAGCGTTGCTCGACACCCCGCCCCATTCACCGGCGCGCCCATGTCTGGAGCAGGTTGAGTCGGACGTTCAACGCGCGACTGAACTGACCCGGCAGATGCTTGCGTATACCGGGCGCGGGCAGGTAATGCGCGAAACCATTGATGTGAACGCGGATCTCAATGCTATGACCCCGCTCCTGCGCGCTGTGATCCCCTCGGCTATCTCCATCGACTATCAGTGCGAACAGGAGTCGTTGAAGGTCTGCTTTGAGCGGGTGCAGTTGCGTCAGATTATCGTAGCACTGGTCAATAACGCAGCCGAGTCCATCGGTGATCAGCCGGGGCAGATTGTGATTACCACTGCCGAGCGCACATTTGATGCAGCAAATCTCCCCTCCTCCGCCATTGGCACAGAGATGCGAGAAGGACGCTACGCCATTATCGACGTGCGCGATACCGGATGCGGCATCGACCGGCAAACGATGGAACGCATGTTCGATCCATTTTTCACAACGAAACCGGGCAGGCGCGGGCTGGGCCTCGCGGCGACGCTGGGCATTGTGCGCAGTCACAGCGGTGCGATTCAGGTCGAGAGCGCTCCCAGACAGGGGAGTGTGTTTCGGGTTTTCATCCCGGTCGAGACGCTAATTCCAGAAACGCCATCGTCTTCACCATCCCTCCCCCGCCTCGAAGCCGCGCAACCGGAAGTTCGTCAATCGCAGGGCATCGTGCTGGTGATCGATGATGAACGGTCGGTACGCTCGATGGCGGCGCGCATGGTCGAGCGTTTAGGGTTCGAGACCCTTCAGGCGTCCGACGGAGAGGATGGCGTTGCCTTATTCAATGCCCATGCCGACTCGATTGCCTGTGTGTTGCTGGATGTGTCGATGCCGGTAATGGATGGAGCGCAGGCGCTTCAGATAATGCGCGCCATCCGCCCTGATGCGCCGATTGTCTTCATGAGCGGGTACGCCGGTGAAGAACTGGCGGCGCGCTTCGGGCAACTCCAACCGAGTGGGTTCCTGTACAAACCGTTCGATACCGCAGAACTCAAAGCCTGCCTGGATGCGGCGCTGAAGAAGTGA